From Apium graveolens cultivar Ventura chromosome 9, ASM990537v1, whole genome shotgun sequence, the proteins below share one genomic window:
- the LOC141683535 gene encoding protein transport protein SEC24 B-like produces MSFQVNNNNRPPFPPPFAQQGPPGSQQGPPGSRPGPPPPGIVPRTPSGPPQSALGPPNAAPRPSGPTPPFGVRPPGPPPPAAFTSAGTAPPGTRPGPFQSAPMTTGQVPPPPAGAPSPFSNGPPSGGVQGGPRFPSPVGMPRPVSGPPSLPSGPPPLPSMSSPPGMRPFSGSLAGTSLPGPAPLAPSFASHSQGVPPPPLGSSAFSAPAQGPQFQVSPFGSQPWSMQQRPVGPPSAVPGAAPPPRMYNMPGPEAAASISPAMSQGPSKIDPNQIPRPIPSSSVVLHETRQGNQANPPPSATTDYIVRDTGNCSPRYMRCTINQIPCTNDLLGTSGMQLALLVQPLALPHPSEDFIQVVDFGETGPVRCSRCKGYINPFMRFIDQGRRFICNLCGFTDETPREYHCNLGPDGRRRDADERPELSKGTVEFVATKEYMVRDPMPAVFFFLIDVSMNALQTGATAAACSAITQVIADLPEGPRTMVGIATFDSTIHFYNLKRALQQPLMLIVPDIQDVYTPLQSDVIVQLSECRQHLELLLENIPNMFQNNRTADSAFGAAIKGAFLAMKSTGGKLMVFQSVLPSVGIGALSAREAEGRTNITAAEKEAHKLLQPADKILKTMAIEFAEYQVCVDAFITTQTYIDIASISVIPRTTGGQVYYYYPFSAVSDPAKLYNDLRWNITRPQGFEAVMRVRSSQGLQVQEYSGNFCKRIPTDVDLPAIDCDKTIMVTLKHDEKLQDGAECSFQCALLYTTVDGQRRIRVSTLSLPCTTILSNLFRSADLDTQFACFLKHAANEIPSSPLLQIREQMTTLCINVLHSYRKFCATVSSAGQLILPEALKLLPLYTLALIKGTGLRTDGRIDDRSYWINYVSSLSTPLAIPLVYPRMISIHDIDSKENEGILPPAIPLSSEHVTDDGIYLLETGEDCLIYIGNSVDPDITRQLLGISSAEEIPSQFVLQQHDNPLSKKLNEVVNEIRRQRCSYLRLKLCKKGEPSGVQFFSYMVEDKAPSGLSYVEFLVHIHRQIQAKMS; encoded by the exons ATGAGTTTTcaggttaataataataataggcCTCCGTTTCCTCCGCCTTTTGCTCAGCAAGGTCCGCCTGGGTCACAGCAAGGTCCACCTGGGTCACGACCAGGCCCACCGCCACCAGGTATTGTTCCCAGGACTCCTAGTGGCCCTCCGCAAAGTGCTTTGGGACCCCCCAATGCAGCACCCAGGCCTAGTGGTCCTACTCCCCCTTTTGGAGTTAGGCCTCCAGGCCCTCCACCACCAGCTGCTTTTACTTCTGCCGGTACTGCGCCTCCTGGTACTCGCCCCGGTCCGTTTCAGTCTGCACCGATGACTACAGGTCAAGTTCCACCACCACCTGCTGGTGCCCCAAGTCCGTTTAGTAATGGGCCACCTTCAGGGGGTGTACAAGGTGGACCTCGCTTTCCTTCTCCTGTGGGAATGCCGCGGCCGGTAAGTGGACCACCTTCTCTACCAAGCGGACCACCTCCTCTACCATCAATGTCATCCCCTCCGGGCATGCGCCCTTTCAGTGGAAGTCTAGCTGGTACTTCCTTACCTGGCCCTGCACCTCTAGCACCATCATTTGCTTCACATTCTCAAGGCGTGCCACCGCCCCCTTTAGGCTCCTCAGCATTTTCAGCTCCTGCTCAAGGACCTCAGTTTCAGGTTTCTCCGTTCGGGTCTCAGCCATGGTCCATGCAACAGCGTCCG GTTGGACCACCTTCAGCAGTTCCTGGTGCTGCTCCACCCCCACGGATGTATAATATGCCAGGTCCAGAAGCCGCAGCCTCCATATCACCTGCCATGAGCCAAGGACCTTCAAAAATTGATCCTAATCAGATCCCGCGCCCTATTCCAAGTTCATCGGTTGTTTTGCATGAAACACGTCAGGGAAATCAAGCCAACCCGCCTCCG TCCGCTACCACCGACTATATTGTCAGGGACACTGGGAACTGCAGTCCTCGGTACATGAGATGTACAATTAACCAG ATTCCTTGCACCAATGATCTTCTAGGAACATCTGGGATGCAGTTGGCACTGTTGGTCCAGCCCTTGGCCCTTCCTCATCCTTCTGAGGATTTTATCCAA GTCGTGGATTTTGGTGAAACTGGACCAGTGCGGTGTTCTCGTTGCAAAGGCTACATTAATCCTTTCATGAGATTCATTGATCAGGGCAGACGTTTCATTTGCAACCTATGTG GTTTTACTGATGAAACTCCCCGAGAGTATCATTGCAATCTAGGCCCGGATGGCAGACGAAGAGATGCTGATGAAAGGCCTGAGCTAAGTAAAGGAACAGTAGAATTTGTTGCCACCAAAGAATATATG GTGCGCGATCCAATGCCTGCTGTATTTTTCTTCCTTATTGATGTGTCGATGAACGCACTACAAACTGGTGCAACGGCAGCCGCATGTAGTGCAATTACCCAAGTTATTGCTGATCTGCCA GAGGGCCCTCGAACGATGGTGGGAATTGCGACCTTTGATTCGACTATTCATTTTTACAATCTGAAACGTGCATTACAGCAG CCATTGATGCTTATTGTTCCTGACATTCAAGATGTTTACACTCCTCTCCAGAGTGATGTAATTGTTCAGCTTTCTGAG TGTCGTCAGCATTTAGAGCTTTTGCTGGAAAATATCCCCAACATGTTTCAAAATAATAGAACTGCCGATTCGGCTTTTGGGGCAGCTATTAAG GGTGCTTTTTTGGCAATGAAGAGTACTGGTGGCAAACTTATGGTATTTCAGTCAG TTTTACCATCTGTTGGCATTGGTGCCCTTTCTGCTAGAGAGGCTGAAGGAAGAACCAATATAACAGCTGCGGAGAAG GAAGCTCACAAGTTGCTCCAACCAGCTGACAAAATTTTGAAGACAATGGCTATTGAATTTGCCGAGTATCAG GTCTGCGTTGATGCATTCATAACTACCCAAACATATATTGACATTGCATCAATTTCTGTTATTCCAAGGACTACAGGGGGACAG GTATATTACTATTACCCTTTCTCTGCGGTTTCTGACCCTGCCAAGCTTTACAATGATCTTCGATGGAACATTACAAGGCCTCAAGGTTTTGAGGCGGTTATGCGAGTTAGATCCAGCCAG GGCCTTCAAGTTCAAGaatattctggaaatttttgTAAACGCATTCCAACAGACGTGGACCTACCAGCG attgatTGTGATAAGACAATAATGGTGACATTGAAACATGATGAGAAGTTGCAGGATGGTGCTGAATGTTCTTTTCAG TGTGCTCTTTTATACACCACAGTTGACGGTCAAAGAAGAATACGGGTTTCTACCCTATCTCTTCCTTGCACTACCATACTCAGTAATCTGTTCCGTTCAGCCGACTTAGATACTCAGTTCGCCTGTTTCTTAAAGCATG CTGCAAATGAAATTCCTTCTAGTCCGCTACTGCAAATTAGGGAGCAGATGACAACCCTTTGCATTAATGTTCTGCATTCGTATCGGAAATTTTGTGCTACAGTATCATCCGCTGGACAGCTTATTCTACCAGAGGCTCTTAAGTTGTTGCCTCTTTACACACTTG CTTTGATTAAAGGTACTGGATTGAGAACTGATGGGCGCATAGATGATCGGTCATATTGGATCAATTATGTTTCTTCTCTTTCTACTCCCCTGGCGATTCCATTGGTGTACCCTAGGATGATTAGCATCCATGACATCGACTCAAAG GAGAATGAGGGAATCCTACCTCCTGCCATCCCACTTTCCAGTGAGCACGTGACTGATGACGGAATATATCTTCTAGAGACGGGCGAGGATTGTTTAATTTATATTGGCAACTCTGTAGATCCTGATATAACACGGCAACTTCTAGGCATTTCTTCTGCTGAAGAAATTCCTTCTCAG TTTGTATTACAGCAACATGATAATCCATTGTCCAAAAAGCTTAATGAAGTTGTCAATGAAATAAGGCGCCAGAGATGTTCCTACCTCCG TCTTAAGTTGTGCAAGAAAGGGGAACCATCAG GAGTGCAATTCTTCTCATATATGGTGGAGGACAAGGCCCCAAGTGGTCTCTCCTATGTTGAGTTCTTAGTACATATCCATCGGCAAATTCAAGCTAAAATGAGTTGA
- the LOC141684066 gene encoding putative polyamine transporter At1g31830 isoform X2, producing the protein MGDYSSAQFVDIDEVHSPRAGGINKVSLLPLVFLIFYEVSGGPFGVEDSVQAAGPLLALLGFLVFPFIWSVPEALITAEMGTMFPENGGYVVWVSSALGPYWGFQQGWMKWLSGVIDNALYPVLFLDYLKSGIPALSDGPPRIAAVLVLTAVLTYMNYRGMTIVGWVAVLLGIFSILPFVVMGLVSIPKLEPSRWMVVDLHNVDWNLYLNTLFWNLNYWDSISTLAGEVHNPKKTLPKALFYALIMVVLGYFLPLLAGTGAIPLERDLWSDGYFSDIAKILGGVWLRWWVQAAAAMSNMGMFVAEMSSDSFQLLGMAERGMLPEFFAKRSRYGTPLVGILFSASGVLLLSWMSFQEIVAAENFLYCFGMILEFLAFIQLRMKHPAASRPYKIPLGTAGSILMCIPPTALICVVLALSSRKVFVVSMIAVIIGLVLQPCLKHIEKKRFMKFSTSSDLPDIDNLTDNSTLLS; encoded by the coding sequence ATGGGAGATTACAGTAGCGCACAGTTTGTGGATATTGATGAAGTTCATTCACCCAGGGCTGGCGGAATAAATAAGGTGTCGCTTCTACCCCTCGTTTTCCTGATCTTCTATGAAGTATCAGGAGGGCCTTTTGGTGTTGAAGACAGCGTGCAAGCAGCTGGCCCATTATTGGCTCTCTTAGGGTTTTTAGTATTTCCATTTATATGGAGCGTTCCAGAAGCTTTAATAACTGCTGAGATGGGTACAATGTTCCCAGAAAATGGTGGCTATGTGGTTTGGGTTTCATCCGCTTTGGGTCCGTATTGGGGGTTTCAGCAGGGTTGGATGAAATGGCTGAGCGGTGTTATTGATAATGCTCTCTACCCAGTTTTATTTCTTGACTACTTAAAATCAGGGATCCCAGCATTATCTGATGGTCCTCCAAGGATTGCAGCAGTACTTGTTTTAACGGCAGTACTTACCTACATGAACTATAGGGGTATGACTATAGTGGGTTGGGTTGCTGTTCTACTTGGTATTTTCTCCATTCTTCCTTTCGTAGTTATGGGACTTGTCTCGATTCCAAAGTTGGAGCCATCAAGATGGATGGTAGTTGATCTACACAATGTTGACTGGAATTTGTATCTCAACACTCTTTTTTGGAATCTTAACTATTGGGACTCAATAAGCACTCTAGCTGGAGAGGTGCACAACCCAAAGAAGACTTTGCCAAAGGCTTTGTTTTATGCCCTTATTATGGTGGTTCTTGGCTACTTCTTACCACTCCTAGCTGGCACTGGTGCTATTCCACTAGAACGTGACTTGTGGAGTGATGGTTATTTCTCAGATATTGCTAAAATACTAGGTGGAGTATGGTTGAGATGGTGGGTCCAGGCAGCTGCCGCAATGTCAAACATGGGAATGTTTGTGGCTGAGATGAGCAGCGACTCTTTCCAACTTCTGGGTATGGCAGAAAGAGGCATGCTTCCTGAGTTCTTTGCCAAGAGATCTCGGTATGGAACTCCTTTAGTTGGTATTTTGTTCTCTGCCTCTGGTGTGCTCTTGCTATCTTGGATGAGCTTTCAGGAAATAGTTGCTGCAGAAAACTTCTTGTACTGTTTTGGGATGATTCTGGAGTTCCTAGCATTCATTCAGCTAAGAATGAAGCACCCGGCTGCCTCTCGACCATACAAGATACCCCTGGGAACAGCTGGATCCATTCTTATGTGTATTCCTCCTACAGCTTTGATTTGCGTAGTGTTAGCTCTTTCATCCCGCAAAGTCTTTGTTGTAAGCATGATTGCCGTTATAATTGGGCTAGTTCTTCAGCCTTGCCTGAAGCATATCGAGAAAAAGAGGTTTATGAAATTCTCAACAAGTTCTGATCTCCCAGATATAGACAATCTTACAGATAATAGCACTCTTCTGAGCTAG
- the LOC141684066 gene encoding putative polyamine transporter At1g31830 isoform X1, with amino-acid sequence MKLRNTGSRQASIEMGDYSSAQFVDIDEVHSPRAGGINKVSLLPLVFLIFYEVSGGPFGVEDSVQAAGPLLALLGFLVFPFIWSVPEALITAEMGTMFPENGGYVVWVSSALGPYWGFQQGWMKWLSGVIDNALYPVLFLDYLKSGIPALSDGPPRIAAVLVLTAVLTYMNYRGMTIVGWVAVLLGIFSILPFVVMGLVSIPKLEPSRWMVVDLHNVDWNLYLNTLFWNLNYWDSISTLAGEVHNPKKTLPKALFYALIMVVLGYFLPLLAGTGAIPLERDLWSDGYFSDIAKILGGVWLRWWVQAAAAMSNMGMFVAEMSSDSFQLLGMAERGMLPEFFAKRSRYGTPLVGILFSASGVLLLSWMSFQEIVAAENFLYCFGMILEFLAFIQLRMKHPAASRPYKIPLGTAGSILMCIPPTALICVVLALSSRKVFVVSMIAVIIGLVLQPCLKHIEKKRFMKFSTSSDLPDIDNLTDNSTLLS; translated from the exons ATG AAACTAAGGAACACGGGTAGTAGGCAAGCTTCTATTGAAATGGGAGATTACAGTAGCGCACAGTTTGTGGATATTGATGAAGTTCATTCACCCAGGGCTGGCGGAATAAATAAGGTGTCGCTTCTACCCCTCGTTTTCCTGATCTTCTATGAAGTATCAGGAGGGCCTTTTGGTGTTGAAGACAGCGTGCAAGCAGCTGGCCCATTATTGGCTCTCTTAGGGTTTTTAGTATTTCCATTTATATGGAGCGTTCCAGAAGCTTTAATAACTGCTGAGATGGGTACAATGTTCCCAGAAAATGGTGGCTATGTGGTTTGGGTTTCATCCGCTTTGGGTCCGTATTGGGGGTTTCAGCAGGGTTGGATGAAATGGCTGAGCGGTGTTATTGATAATGCTCTCTACCCAGTTTTATTTCTTGACTACTTAAAATCAGGGATCCCAGCATTATCTGATGGTCCTCCAAGGATTGCAGCAGTACTTGTTTTAACGGCAGTACTTACCTACATGAACTATAGGGGTATGACTATAGTGGGTTGGGTTGCTGTTCTACTTGGTATTTTCTCCATTCTTCCTTTCGTAGTTATGGGACTTGTCTCGATTCCAAAGTTGGAGCCATCAAGATGGATGGTAGTTGATCTACACAATGTTGACTGGAATTTGTATCTCAACACTCTTTTTTGGAATCTTAACTATTGGGACTCAATAAGCACTCTAGCTGGAGAGGTGCACAACCCAAAGAAGACTTTGCCAAAGGCTTTGTTTTATGCCCTTATTATGGTGGTTCTTGGCTACTTCTTACCACTCCTAGCTGGCACTGGTGCTATTCCACTAGAACGTGACTTGTGGAGTGATGGTTATTTCTCAGATATTGCTAAAATACTAGGTGGAGTATGGTTGAGATGGTGGGTCCAGGCAGCTGCCGCAATGTCAAACATGGGAATGTTTGTGGCTGAGATGAGCAGCGACTCTTTCCAACTTCTGGGTATGGCAGAAAGAGGCATGCTTCCTGAGTTCTTTGCCAAGAGATCTCGGTATGGAACTCCTTTAGTTGGTATTTTGTTCTCTGCCTCTGGTGTGCTCTTGCTATCTTGGATGAGCTTTCAGGAAATAGTTGCTGCAGAAAACTTCTTGTACTGTTTTGGGATGATTCTGGAGTTCCTAGCATTCATTCAGCTAAGAATGAAGCACCCGGCTGCCTCTCGACCATACAAGATACCCCTGGGAACAGCTGGATCCATTCTTATGTGTATTCCTCCTACAGCTTTGATTTGCGTAGTGTTAGCTCTTTCATCCCGCAAAGTCTTTGTTGTAAGCATGATTGCCGTTATAATTGGGCTAGTTCTTCAGCCTTGCCTGAAGCATATCGAGAAAAAGAGGTTTATGAAATTCTCAACAAGTTCTGATCTCCCAGATATAGACAATCTTACAGATAATAGCACTCTTCTGAGCTAG